A segment of the Populus nigra chromosome 12, ddPopNigr1.1, whole genome shotgun sequence genome:
gttaaattcttaatcagctcaatattaaaaaaaaaacatcgacagagacaattttagaaaaaaaaaaacaaacaccaaaaaaaggaaaaaaaatcatgttggaaacactgtagcaattcacagtgttttgcgatgaaagctacaatgcttccctacatgatttaaccttatttgtaatgacttgtaattataatttacaaacaactcaatattaaaaaaaataaaataaaaaaagataatttgaaaaaaattataaaaaaaaaaccatgcggagagacattgtagcaatccacaatgttttataagcaaagctacaatgttttcccaacatgattaaactttattacaaagttaaattctaaccatctcaatattaaaaaaaaatcgacgaagataattttggaaaaaaatatcacaaaaaaagaaaacacaaaagaaactggaagaaaatcatgtgaggaaaaactatatcaatccatagtgttttgtgagaaaaaacttgtatttacttgtaattacaattcttaaccagcttaatatttaaaaaataaaattgaaaaagataattttaggaaaaaacattataaaaacagaaaaaaccttgtgggaaaaaacactgtagcaatcaacagtaattttcaaaaaaagttatagtgctttcctaacatattgtaactgtaatttttaaccagctcaatattaaaaaataaaataaaaaagataattttgaaaaaaaaaaccatgcagagaaacactgtagcaatcaacaatgttttaaagaaaaaaaattacaaaatcaaattctcaatcagctcaatatgaaaaaaaatcgacaaatataattttgaaaaataaaaaaataaaatagaaaaactatgtagaaaaacatcgcagcaattcacagtattttaaagaaaaaaaattataaagcaaaaattttaaccaggtcaatatttaaaaggtaaaattaacaaaaattattttggaaaaaaaataaatgaaaaaaaaataggaaatttgaaaaaaaaaatagaaaaactatgtggaaaaacatcgcagcaattcatagtattttaaagaaaaaaaattataaagcaaaaaatttaaccaggttaatatttaaaaggtaaaattaacaaaaattattttgtaaaaaaaaataaatgaaaaaaaaataggaaagttgaaaaaaaaagagaaaagtttagcaaaaaaaaaaaactagaagaagaatcactgtggattactgttgtaatccacagtgaaatgTGTGTGGGGGAACAGTGATTTCCCCACGCCATTTAGAATATTGTATAATTGTTTCATAAAGGAATTGACTTTTGAAGTATATTGTTTTTCACATATACTTTGAAGTATTCGTACTTCCTACACTTTTTTTGTACGTATTCATATGCCTTCGTGTACTGTATGTGTATTGTAGCCTAACCAATGGGCTCTAAGATTTCCAAAGACCATGCTCTTATTTCTTGAAGCCCGTGACACAAGCACCTTCATGGTACTTCCTCGCTTCTTTATAAAAAGTCGCCAGCAagaacataagaaaataaaaatcacaatctTGATGGTTGTAACTTAATTGgttagattttagatttattttcaaGAGATCATTAATTCAAGTCTCATAATTTTCAGAGCTACTAGAAacttatataatcgttaaccTCAAAGCCcataggattagtcgagatacgcaCAAGCTGGCCtaaacatctatattaataaaaaaaaatcgcatCCTCGTTTTCCAAATTCAACACTTACCTTTATATCTTAACCCACCTCACGTATCCATTTCATGTTGTTTCATGTTGTTTCATCCTCGAGACTTAATTGATTTAAAGTTTACATTGGTTTGGgctaaattaaaatagaaatggGATAAGATTTGGTTCTCACgtcaaaaactcaagtcaatccGAGTCTAACCTGGTCAAAACTTGAACATCAACTCGTtaactctttattttttgaattcttttcaTCAAAgcgatattattttaatttttataaaaaaataatttttagatagATTCTCTCGGTCTATGACTTAAACCTCAGCCTAGAAGAACGGGTTGTAAAATTACAATTCCATGGaggaaattgagaagaaaaaaaattactagaaaAGAGCATTTCCATGAATCTAGGAAGAAGTTGCATGCAAGTGGGACTTTCTCTAAAGCTTTTcgaagaacaaaaaaaccatttagcttgtcgcaccctcgcaagcggagcgcggcgtcacggcgatcctcgattgattttggggtcttttgttttattgtgaacaagggagtcgccacctagtattttggtcactaggaaccctaactggtctttcagatattctaaggcaagggactggttgcgtaaagggaaggtattatcacccctagtacgccctacctaaggtaagctgcttggtgtttggtttgctctataattgctatggtgttggtttttttctaatcccatcagtttttctaggtttgattcaaataaaatttattaggatagaaatccaaggagattccatgtgctttgaAAGcttatttttcccttagtatttcaagggTTTGCGTCTCGTAAATCACAAGGAGGagggataaaaaatttagaaatctagggtgctttaaaagcctattttttttgtcttagtgtttatactctcacggctcgtaaaccgtggagtaaaaaattgaaatgtccttgattataatcaaggcttctttcaaggatgtgtacgaatttattattcctaaaaaatattttggatatttaccactccgggtttctttatccaaatattaacagtgaataataacaaattattcccaataatattttggatattcatcctttaaggatttctttatccaaacattagcggtgaataatagataaattcccccaaaataatatttttatattttttggaatattggccaataccctttggagttttacaaacatgttgtaaaatccagaaatgcaagaaaacaaaaaaaaaattttgtttaagaaatccatgcgaaaacacattttcaaaacttccaatattttttgtataaaaaaagagcattcaaaacatgttagggtattggtcgTATGCAACAcgcaaaaaaaacatttatatatttttttataggaagaAACAAAAACCAGGTCACATTAAATAACCTTGGAGTCTCCAAACATATTCAAAAATAGCATAAGGAAATAGATAAATAGTTCAAAACCTTACtgacaaaatatttcatttcaaaCAAACCAATCAGTCCACACTCTGCATGATGTCCTCGGCAGTGAACGTAGTGCCCTTTTCTTTGTCTCCAACAGCATGTCCCTCTGCCTTGCAATCCAAAAGAGACAGTGAACGTAGTGCCCTTCTCTTTGTCTCCAACAGCATGTCCCTCTGCCTTGCGATCCAATTGAGACTTCCTATCCTTGTCAAGCCTCAACTTCGTGAAAACAACCTAGGACGGATTGATACCGTCATATTCTACCGCTGGGGGCCAAATGGAGAAGAGACTTGGCAATTCCTGTTTTGCGTGTGTGAGGGCAGTTGGACCTGTGGGGGGGAAGTTTCGGTATGGAAAAAGTTAGCGTTGATGAGAAGGAGAAGGACCGTGTGTGGCCAGAGAGAGagctctctgttttcttttctttttctattttttcttctcgcCTCACTCggttttctttctcctctctctctttactCTTTTGCTTCTATTTTCTCTTCTGTTCTTGCTCTATTTTTCTCCGTctatcctcttctttttttctttttttcatcttctccTCACTTTTAGGTCAGCAGAGGCAGAGTATACATAGTCTATATACAGCTCTTATTAGGaaagattcaatgcattaatctAGGATGCAAATCCCAGCTGATTTGCAGCCAAATAATACAAATGAGAAAACTACAATATTCTCATTGATTATGTGCTGATTCTAGTGATTTCTTTCCAATTTTTTAGAGGATGGTGTGGCTTCTTTCTATCCTTCGATAAAgccagctgctccctttgaaatgaggcaataaaaacatggttgcagctccaaaaatcaggcgtgatgataaaggaaaaacaacaggaatttgcagagaaaaaagaaaagaaatcagatggAGGGTGCAACTGCAAagttttattttccttattcggtgtggtaaaaatcatgtcatttatgatgatccaacccccctctccagctttcaatatcattcttcaattcaatccctcattttaacacttttcgattcagtccttggtccaaaaaaaatccttcgaatcagtcccgcgaacttgggcTATATCCTTCCCGCTGCAGAATTTTCTGCcctcacgttagatattcaaatgggaatatcttgagcttctgacatcgaaatcaagtgattcaaaagcccaaattcatctacgcgtTTAGGACTAAAActttgatgaagaagttgaagtgagataaaatctttttacataaAAGAATCTAGCAGTAATTTGATTGGTCGAAAGGGATCTCCGGGTCTAActcaaaaactgacgaatgcCGAGAATTCtaatatgactgagagtatgaaataagaacaaaaatcacaaaaaccaggccaaaaatagagtttttttagtgcagactcgggtcaatatccttctcgcggcagaattctctgccttcacgttagatattcaaacaggaaCATCTTGAGcctctgatatcgaaatcaagtgattcaaaagctcaaattcatctacgtgTCTCGGACtataactttgatgaaggagtcgaagtgagataaaatctttttacataaCAGAAACTGgtagtaatctagttggtcaaaaaggttcttgatctgacaatattgagcatccaaatctgactgagaatctgctctaagaacaatgatccctaggacctaataaaggtgtacgtcaatttttcaacatgtattGAATGACAgaatatacctaggatggttAGATATCGTACGAAACTCAGTCAAAATCAGAGCCTaagttgaaacaaaaaattacgacagcagcagaactatttttttagtacaaattctgagggatttattcaaccttaaagaccagataaaaaagaacgaatttagcattatgaagactcctgatcaacctaaaaaaacctaatgattttggtagtaaaggggaggataaaaaagagcagaaaacagctcaaacaatgttaaaaaacaacatatttatttatgtgcTTTAGTCAATCTTCTGGCGaatatgagctaaactcctaCACTCTGTTCAAAAAAGATATACACCGTCTCCAGCACGTAGGGTCCAAAATTAAGTAACAACATAGCTAATACACCTTTCAACAAGGTCTAGCCATGGCAGGTGATCTTAACATGTCGAGGTTTTGCTATGTATATTGGTAGTGGAGAAAGTCTGCCAATTGTTAAATGATGGTTCTTCTTACTCAAATAAGAATTTGTTGGTTGGTGGAGAAATATTTATTCGATGATCTCAATTCTTTATATGCCTATGCCGACCAAGAAATCACAATTATATTCTGTTAATTAAACCTTTTCCTATTCAACTTTCTGCATATTCTCAAGCATGAAAATCACTTCTTAATGTGTAGTGCTACGATACATCCTATCCTATCCTATCCTATCATGGAATTCGCAACATTTACAAAGAATTAATAAGGGAACTActgaaataatatatcataGCTCAcctgtttttcattattttaaaacctaGACAGCGAGTTGATTTGggattaaattgatataaaatttagattgatttgaaatgaaaacaataataaataaaaaaccttgattaatctgattagaaatccaaattaatttaataatctgATTAACCTGGTCTGATCCAAttaaaatctattattttattttattttatttttaagtaaaaaattcaGAATCAATTCTTAACTCGGCCGCCGTCCAGATTCTCCTAATGGTATTTAATTGGGGAGAGTATGATAAAATAATTGCTCTCTTGAGTCTCACCTAAAAATTAATCTCCATGTTTGGCCAAGTTTGATAAGTTATGGGGACACTCCATCAACCactctgtttatttttgctgGGAAAACATCCCCTGGGAGACGAGTCATATGGTAATTTCACTTTTAGACCGTGTTTGTTTGGACAGAAATAAGCAAGAAGGGATGTTTTTTAGGCTTAAGGCTCTATTTGGTAATTCATTTAGGTTAAGTTTagaagtatttttcattttttttatatgaaaatatatctaAACTATCAAATTACATCTAAAAGAGcatcatttgatttgttttttcaacgcCAAAGTTGCATTCAATTAGTATcccaacacattaaaaaaaaacataaatataattccataaaaattttaaaataaatttctgccatttaaaaacaaaaagataaatacaaatcgcttgtatcttttttatttcagtctGTTTTACCTTGAGATATAATTAAACGCTATCATAAAATCTAGAAATTTGGTCTCGGTGGAGGAAAGTTGGTCCAAGAAGATCCGAACACTCCTTCTAATGTTCTAAGTTCTAACCAACAAGGCCATAAATTTGAAGTCCCCTAAGTTTAATACATTTACAATTTAATCCCCACAAAAAACGGAAGAGAGTCAAAGCTTCTCATCGCCAACAGCAACAGCATCTCCAACAACACTCTCCCATTTCTTTATTTCTCATTCTCATTTCTCTcccatttatatataaataaatctctctctctctttctctcattctcaatcaaaacaaagagagttacaaaaataagcaaaaaaacaaacacccttTTTAGTGTTCTGTCTTTTATAGATTGATTTCAGTTATCAACAATTCTCAAAGGTTTCTCTTTCTCTACATTGATTTTTAGTGTCGGTAACAGATCTATGTTTCTTGTTCTAATCTATTGTTATTTGCTTACAGTTTCAGCtgctttggttgttttttttttaagtcttggATCCAATTATGAGGTGAATCAGGTAAAGGGTTTGTATTTCTGTGTTGAATTACAAATGTGTCACCTtcatgggttttcttttttatgtatgATCTGaaatgggttttcttttttatgctcaAATGTGTTGATTATGTTGAGATTTTGGGATTTTGGTAGATCTGGATCAAGGAGATAGCGTGATTTGGAATTGAAGTGAAAATGAGTGAGGGCCAAAAATTCCAGCTAGGGACTGTTGGGGCTTTGGGTTTATCAGTGGTTTCGTCAGTGTCGATTGTAATTTGCAATAAGGCTCTTATTAGCACACTTGGCTTCACTTTTGGTGAGTGTTTATATTTACGTACTCTTTCCTTTTGATATAATGTATTCTGTACATTAGATTTGGCTCTTTTGAAGTTAAtgttgtttgtttgttgaatCTCATTATCTGTTGTCGGTATTCATAATCGATTTGATATTGATGGGGTACCTAATGGTAATATTGGATGTCAGAATTCATGTTAAAAAGGATAAGTTCTTTGAATATGCGTGAATGGTGATTGTGAGAGCTCAACACGGTTGGAGCTTGATAGGAGACCATGTACTCATTTGTTAGAAATCATGGAATGGATCAAAAGGGTGTTGTTCTTCTTGAAAGTAGAAGTTTAAAACCACACGATCCTAATCTTTTACTGTAAGTAACTTGTTAGTTATTTGccaccttttattatttttgatacatGGCCGTAAGATTTTATGATCATGGAGGCATAGTGCCTAAGAGGTCAATCTGATTATTTATTGATCTATATGATCTTTAATAGTGTGTGGTTCCATATGGTGACTGTATTATCTAATGTGTTCCAACTGCAACATGATGCAAGAAATGATGATTTCATATATTCTTGCAATGCTACTTTACTTCACTTAAATGCGGGCATAATCTATAATTACTGGCAGTTTTTGGCGATGGTAGTAAATGGGCTGAACCTCTGTAAGCAGTCATTTTTCTGTAGATGTGCCTAATttgaatcatcatcatcaatattattgtTGCATAACTTTTGTTTTGCCCCCCCTAATATTTCCATCATATATACTAATTTTTGTTTGGTCGAATGCAGCTACAACTTTGACAAGCTGGCATCTTCTGGTCACCTTTTGTTCTCTTCATGTAGCATTATGCATGAAATTGTTTGAGCACAAGCCTTTTGACGCAAGAGCAGTAATGGGATTTGGCATACTAAATGGGATATCCATTGGCCTTTTGAATCTTAGCTTGGGTTTCAATTCTGTTGGTTTTTATCAGGTATGCTGCCTTCTCTGTGTCCGACTTAAGATCtggtatttatttatatttccaATCAGTATGCTGCATTATGAATCAATGGTCATGTAATTTGATATACTTATTCTATCATTCTATGACAGCAGCATCTTGAAGTAGTAGACTTGAAAGTAATTTTAAGTGCTTTTGGGTTTCAGGGGGGtgtgaaccaaaaaaaaaagtggttaaTACTTTCCTGTGTTTTAAATGAAACCAGGTTGTTGTTTAATCGATCTAAACTCTTCCCTGTAAAGTATGAATTGACTGCGGGTAGGTTGGGTTTCACTTTGCAACATTTTGAATTATTGACATCtagtaatattatatttaatgaaagTCCCctggttgattttattttttttttgctgtccTTTGTTGATTACTATCCTATTTAGTTTAATCCTacatgctatattttttttcttcttataaactATTTTGGAGCAAATTGTTTCTGAAAatggatttcttttcttttcactatttttagaTGACAAAATTGGCAATCATCCCATGCACTGTTCTTTTGGAGACACTTTTCTTCCGGAAGCAATTCAGGTCAGTTTGAGTCATTAGTGTATTGTTTATTGAGAAATTTTCATGACTGCTGCTAATTTTCTGCATGCCATATGCTTTCATAATTTATGTAGTGACAGTTTCATTTTTGATCGACTTGTTTAAGTTGTTTATGTGGTTACATTTGTCTGCTGTACTTGTGATATTGCAGTCGAAATATCCAGCTTTCACTTAGCATTCTTCTTATGGGTGTTGGAATTGCAACCGTAACCGATCTTCAGCTCAATGTCCTGGGATCTGTCTTGTCTCTGCTTGCAGTTCTTACAACATGTGTTGCTCAGATCGTATCCTTAGCTGAAGTCCCTTTGTTAATTGTTATCTCATTTCTTGCTTTCTTCTGTTAGTTGCCATTTTTAGTTGTTTCAATGGTAAGAAAAAGCGAAGGAAATAAATACTCAAGTGCTATACTGTATGGCTATAGTTTCTCCATTCTTTGTGAAGTCTGTTCATGTCTTTTGCTTGTTCTTCCTCTGTTCACTTTGTTAAAATCTTAACCAGTGTATTTCAGATGACTAATACCATCCAAAAGAAGTTCAAAGTCTCTTCAACACAACTTCTGTACCAGTCTTGCCCCTATCAGGCATTAACTTTGTTCATTGTTGGCCCATTCCTGGATGGGCTTCTGACAAACAAAAACGTTTTTGCTTTCAAATACACCCCCCAAGTGCTGGTGAGAATCAAAGAATACGTGAACCACTTTCCTGACATTTCTCTATTTTATTGCTTCTGACTGTTCTATGCATTATGCGGTTGCAGTTCTTCATTGTTCTATCCTGCCTGATTTCTGTCTCTGTGAACTTCAGTACTTTTCTGGTGATTGGAAAGACATCTCCAGTCACCTATCAAGTCCTAGGACATTTGAAAACATGCCTTGTTTTGGCATTTGGTTATGTTCTACTTCGTGATCCATTTAGCTGGCGCAATATTTTAGGAATCCTTATTGCTGTGGTTGGAATGGTGCTGTATTCTTATTGTTGCACTCTTGAGAGCCAGCAGAAGCAAAATGAAGTGCCAGTAAAATTGCCTGAGGTAattatctttccttttttttatgctataaGCAAGAGTTATGTCGGTCTTGTATTCATCTCATTCTTATAGTGCTGTAAGCTTTTCAGACTTCTTATGCTCATTTTTTGAATGGGTTTTAGGTCAAGGAAAGTGAAACTGATCCGTTAATCAGCGTGGAAAACGGAACTGGGATTTTAGCCGATGTTGCTGTACCAAATGTTCCCGTGTGGAATTCAAACAAGGACTTGGACGCATAAGACATTCccatttttataaattcatttgcTCTAGATCAAAGTCAGTAAACAAAACGGTTTCAGCGAGGGTGTATCACAATTCACATAGCACGAGTTGCTTTGTTCTGGAATCATTACTAATATTATATCAGATAAAGTATTGAAGAAACATGTCATTATTATAGCAGTTTTGGTTTATTAGTTTTGTATGAATCAAACATGGCAATGGTATGATACTAGGATTTGAATTGTCAAATGTATACTGTGGTTACCGGATACTGGAAATTTTTTACTGCTTGTTCTCTGGTTACATTCCTCTTCATCTGTGAAGAACAACAAATGTATGTCTTGTTCTTTAAGTTGCCAGTAAATTCTACTTTTCTAGTGCTTCCGAAACTTTCTACGTTAATTAATGCGTGGAGATCATGATTTGCATCCGAATCCTATTTGTTTTCCTCGTTGTAAAACTTAGATCAGACAGGTCCAGAAACCTAGTTAACCTGGTCAATAAATCAGGTTAATTGGCTGATCTTGTCAATCTAGTTTAACTCGATTCTCTATAGATCAAAACAAACATTGTAATtttgatcatttaaaataaaaaatgggggGTCAACCCGACCCTTTCCCTAGATTTTCATTTACTTGCAAAGGAATGTTACAAAAACTAATGATGGTCAGCGTGCAtgcctcccttttctttttgacaGCTTCACTGAGATTTTGTTGAAGGTTTAGGTTTAAAGCACtttgatttaatcaaattaagaaGTTTGGCATTGACTAATCATAAGAAATTTGAGGCGAGTCGCCACTCCAAACTACCACCACCAAATTTTCATGAAGGACATCCATTTCTAGGGGCTTTTCCCAATGTAGTTGGCCGCCTGAATTTTGTGGAGGATGCTTAGGATTCAGAAACCTGTTGCAAACAGAGAGTCTGCAACTTGAAGGAGTCCTTTTCTAGGCACCCACTCCCCCCAAGACCCCACTGTCTACCTAATCATGCTATGTAGCTTTAGGCCATTCCAATGGGAATTGCTAGACTCGT
Coding sequences within it:
- the LOC133670059 gene encoding UDP-xylose transporter 3-like codes for the protein MSEGQKFQLGTVGALGLSVVSSVSIVICNKALISTLGFTFATTLTSWHLLVTFCSLHVALCMKLFEHKPFDARAVMGFGILNGISIGLLNLSLGFNSVGFYQMTKLAIIPCTVLLETLFFRKQFSRNIQLSLSILLMGVGIATVTDLQLNVLGSVLSLLAVLTTCVAQIMTNTIQKKFKVSSTQLLYQSCPYQALTLFIVGPFLDGLLTNKNVFAFKYTPQVLFFIVLSCLISVSVNFSTFLVIGKTSPVTYQVLGHLKTCLVLAFGYVLLRDPFSWRNILGILIAVVGMVLYSYCCTLESQQKQNEVPVKLPEVKESETDPLISVENGTGILADVAVPNVPVWNSNKDLDA